One Argentina anserina chromosome 6, drPotAnse1.1, whole genome shotgun sequence genomic window, ACGTCAAATGTCCTGAATCAAATACCATGTTATAGTTCTAGTAATGTCAAATTATGATCAAGCTACAAAAGTATATGGCCCTGGTATGTGATTACTCGTGAACAGCCAAAGTGCCCTGAGAAACACCAAGTACTTATCTATTAATAAACTATGTTTTAGCATATTAGATGGGCTTGCAACTTTATTAAACTATCTAAGCCTGAAGTTCATTGTAAGAGAGATAAGTCACAACTTAGAGTTTAAATGAATATAATGTGTTTAGTTTGTTTATCACCATTAACTGGTGATTCTCATTGTAGAGTAAAAGTAAtcaccaaaaccaaaaaaaaatttattacaATCAAACTCACCAGTCATGACATATTCTGGGGCTGCATAACCATATGTTCCCATGACTCGTGTAGACACATGAGTCTTATCACCTTCAGGGCCATCTTTGGCGAGTCCAAAATCAGACAGCTTGGCATTGTAATCCTAAATTAACATATCCACTTTCAGAATGCAATAGAAATGGAGAAATGCAAGAAAGGTTTTCCTCAGCCATAGTAACTTACCGCATCTAACAGAATATTAGACGTTTTGAAATCACGGTATATGACTGGTTTTTGGACTTCTTCATGAAGAAAAGCAAGACCCTTTGCGGCACCGAGTGCAATTTTCATTCTAATAGACCAAGGAAGAGGCAGAGATCCTTCACCATGTAAAATAAGTGTCACCAAATTTCATTAGATAAAGGATAGATACAGTAACAACACAAAGTGAATAAATACGTCTGACTCATGCATGGCAAAGTGTTGGCAGTTACAAGAGCTAGTTCCAATATAAATGCagtaaaattagaaaatgtgAGAGGATAAGTTGCTTACTTCTGAACAGGTGGTTTTCCAAACTTCCACGCTGTAAAAACTCATAAACCAGCAACCTCTGATCATCTTCAATGGAGTAACCAATCAATTTTACCAAATTTGGATGGATGAGATCACCAAGGAAATAAATTTCAGCCTAAAATACAAAGCAGCCGAGATTATGATACAAAAACTACGTGGGGAAGTAATATATAGCAGAAAAACAGGACAGGAGAGAAGAAGCCATACAAGCCATTCTTTGTGACCCTGAAGTCCATCATGGTTGAGCGTCTTAACTGCAACTGTAAGCCCGGTACCAGGTTTCACAGGAGCAGTTCCATTCTCCTCTATCCACCCCTTGAACACACAACCAAATCCACCCTCACCAAGAAGACTCTCCGGTCTGAAGTTCCTTGTCGCTAACTTAAGTTCATTAAATGTGAATTTCCGCAGCTGAGAAGCAACCTTCAGTTCCTCACTGTTATAAGGTGTGGATGTAGTACTTCCAGCATTACTTGTAGTTGTAGAGGACCCTCCATGAATAAGCTCTCGATCTCTACTTTTCTCATTTGAAGATTTAGTTTCCGCTGATTTACATGAGGTCCAACACACTTCAGTAAATGATCCATATAACTACTCATGAATGAAAAATACTGGTGTATGTTGTTCCCTGGTAGTTAGGAACTTCATAATGAATACCTGACACTACCTAAGTGAGTACATATCTAGTAAATCATTTAAAGCTAATAATCTAACTAACTGCAATGAATCAACCATTTCTAGTATGAGTCCCAGCAGATACAACAAAACACTACATGCCCAAACACTATCATGAATGTTTGACAAACAAATCAATAAATCATGAAATCCTTCAACTTTCTTATACTTTTTCAGTAATCCGACATACAATTAGATTATaaagatttgattttgatgaagtATTATACTTTGCATAATTAAATTGAAGACACCAAACATGCTTGAGCCGAAACTATTTCCATGGGGCATTGATGTTAACATTTATTGCTAAAAAACAGAACAACCCCCATCCTTGAAATTAATGCAGCTTTGACAAATACTTGCCAAAACAGAATAAACAAGGACTGCAGCAGAATTACCAAAAGACATAGTAGTCCCAGTCATGGTGCTATCAACTTTGGATCTTGAAGAAGGCATGCAAGTCCAAAAAGAGAACTTAACCCAACACCCAGTTTCCTCTACAGcctcatctttcttcttccttctcctTGATTTGCTCCCATCCCAAGTCTCCACCTTTACCAAACCCATCTTCACAAACTCTTCCAGATTCAAACTTCCATAGCTCACAGACCCAGAAACTTCACACAACAGAAAGAACACCCCTTTTCAAACAGACTAATATATGCAAACCTAAAAGCTTCACATAAACTCTGAAACCTCACAGAAATGTGTGCTGCAGCTCAAACTGAAACACTGAATCAGACCCAGATGGTCAAAACTGGAAAAGTTCCAACCTTTACCAAACCCATCTTCATAAACTTGACATACCAAACAGAGCCCATTTTAAACCAACCTCTACGCAAACCCAAAACAACCAAAGTTGCAGCTGAATTTGAATCAGACTCTGATTGGTCAAAAAGGCTAGGgactcagagagagagagagagagagagagagagagagagagagagagagactatgGTGCTTAAGCGAGAGGGAAAGGGGCAGGCTGGGCGGCTTGAAAACGGGGGAGGCGGGCAGgtgagagaaagaagaagaagaaaacaaaaagctttcttctttcttgtttCACAGTGCTCTAGAACAGTAACTTTGGCATATGTCAGAACATCAAATCACACCTATAAAGTTTTGGACTTCAGAATTTTAGATTGTTTGGTTTAACTCACACTATTGTCACGGACCTACCTGGCCATTCAGCTGCTATAAATAGTCTATGCAGCGTTCCATCGTTTAGAAGTAATTTTATGTAATTGAATAGATTGGTTTCGCTCTGTCTTAAGTTCATTAATGAATCGGCTCTAGACTAGTGATAAATTCTTTAAACTTAATCGGGTCGATCTAACTGAATACCAAAAGACAATACACATACTCTCACACTCTCCGATTTTGGAACAATCTCACATATACATGAAATTGCTTATACAACCAGTGACGCTCATAGAATACACTCCTAAAAACAGGACgtgacacttttttttttaatttcatatgagCATAGCAAATAGAAAGAGACCACATTTGGGGCAATAATGCATAGTAGAGTCATGTTACTCTAGAATTTCTTGCtttgtcttctttttcttcttcttagtTTAATATTTGGATCAAGTGTGGGTTTATTAGGATACGCAAGTAGGTTACTATAGTATTAGTAGAGTATTATAGTATTGTGAAAGTAGTTCATTGTTGTTCTTCAATGTACGTATATCCAATCAAATCTTTATCCAATCAGTTATACAACGACTTAAATATCTGACTAAAAGAATTAATGATGGCAACCCTTATCATATTGGAGATTCTAAACCTTGCGTCATTGTGGCATTGTCTAGTGTCATCTATGGGTTTATTCATCGTCAACCGGTAGTTAGGTGACCTTAGACTTTCTATTATATTCTTCGATTGGGgcattttcacaaataatattttatatatatttgacgTCATTTGTGAGGATAAGATAGCACACGTGGCGGGTTTTTAACAATATGGTTCTTCGTTAATTAcagaaaatgaagaatataCTTCTTTAAATTACTTATTTACATTATCAACAAAATTTTTACATACATTGATGTTTGCTCTTCAACGGATTAATGTAGTAGATAATTTTCTTTAGTGAAATGGAATTAGTGGGCTTAAAGAAAATAGAATATTACCAGTGCTAGGGGgcctcctatatatatatatatatgtatatatatatatatatacagtttttATCAAAAGTGAAGTTTCATTCTAAAATTACGGAGTGAAGTtacaattttggcacacttttcagacaatttttttcaccataaacgattcaatatttaggtatgatattcaagatcatctctacaaaattttatctaattcggacatcattaatgtattgaaattagattaaatcaatgaatgaattaaaactgttcaacgtgaaccgtttgtgtaaatctcaatttgaaagctcaaaccattgtcaaattgaatgaaattttgtaaagatgatattgaataatatacctaaatattgaatcgtttatggtgaaaaaagttgactgaaaaatgtgccaaaattagaacttcaatCTATAAttttgttggcataggcttatgcccgccataatcagcacaactatcagcGCATTAAGGCTAGTGTATAGCACAGTCTTACAACACTAATAGCAAATCAGCCGCACTAGCTACGCAATGGGCCTCCCTGCGGCccaaactgactacggacgcgccctcacgcgcatctcaaagaaggctccagagagcaccttaatcggacgtcgtcccaCATCGAATGGCAAGTAAACGATCCacttcaactcaacaataaaaggtcagaCTCTTGACCTTACAAGGTAAGTACACTGAACTCCCTACCGtaactctgcataaattaccatCGCCCTAACTTAAGCGTCGGAGAGtcgaagaccacgccgccgtggtctctaCTTTGACGACGTGTGCTACCTGTGGCAGGAAAGAGACAAGGAGTACGGCGTACCATATCCACGAGGAGTACGGCGTACTAAATAGAGAGTAATCACAGCATTAACaaatttcatagtgaagcttcactctggatatagactatatatatatatatatatatatatatattattttgtcACAAAGGGGTCTCCTATATTAAACAACTAGTATCATTTCTTTTCCTAGAAGCCACTTCCTTCTAAATTTAACCTTTCATGGAAACCTTTGCACCAAGAGCCTCTTTGAAGAGTCTTCAATTTAGAAGAAAAGGAGGGCAGTCTCTTTGAATCTTGAAAGAGAACAATTTGCTGATTTTTCTCCAATAGGAAATTAGTGTAAAAGAATTATAGACAAAATAACCATTCTTAATCAAAGTTACAATGTTCTATCTTTGGTAAATACTAGGAAGTAGGAACCTTGATTATTGTGGGACCTGATCATTGTCAATGATTACCTAGTGGTTTGCAGTTAGCCGGTCATGGAGATTTCCGGTGGCCCCCCTCGAATCTTATTGTCTtcctcaaaatctcaaaatccCAAGTTATTAGAATGGACGGAACTCAGTACAAGAGATCCACAGTAAAAATGGAAACTCTAACAACGAGAAGATGCGAACAGTTTAACTGCAATGAAACTTCATTAACACGAAAGAGTAGCTACAAAACGGAATTACAGAATCATTTTACTCGGGTAGTTAAGGTGATCCTTACACAACTATGTCAAAGCTACAAATAGTGCAAGTGATGCTTAATCGACGAGTAATCCAAGTGTACTGTATTTGGTAAAAGATGACATAAAACATGTAATTTACAATTCACCAGAAGGCAGAAGCCTTAGCAATCAGCCAGAAACAGTTTTCTTTGGGTTTTCAGTTGTGAAATCTTTGTGAAATGCTTCATGTTTCAAGCCATGTCAACGTTCCTACTATCAAGAATTTGCCTGGAAGTTCACCAGCAGCTGGTGCAAGGTAGGTAATTGTCTTCCTGAAATGCAAAATACTGGTTAGAATGAAATACCAGAATTTGAAAGGTAATTTGAACAAGGCACCGTAGGTCAGAAATCAAACCTTTCAATGTTGATGTCTGTGACATAGACAAAACCAGCAACATTACTGCACAGTAAATTCATTGTCAAGCGATAagtgtatataatatataatctTTGACATCCCACAGATTCTAATCTAACGTAACAAAGTCAAATTTCAAATCTTAAGATGTGGAAAAACTAGGGAAGATGAACTACAACTTTTAACTCTTGTAAGAGGGAAAAGTAAGCACCTCCTCCAATAGAGAACCTACATTTGAAATTTAGTTGAACTGACGGCTATGAGATTACCTAGAGATAATTTCATCAGGCTCCTTGGCATATGAAATGGCGAGAACCATATGGAGCAAGTCACGGTTAATATTCACAGGAACCACTCTTGTAGGGTCAGCAGCAGGCTCAGCACCAATTGGCAAAGCTGAACGAGGGGCTTGTGGACCACCGCCGATTCGAAAGACAGATAAATCGCTGAAATTTGCGATATTAGAATGAGGGCTGAGATCATTTGCAAGGCCATAAAAGTATTCCTGTAAATAAATCATTGTATATGAGCTTTATAACAAAAAGAGCAACAGCATGAAGATAACCTGgctgtaaaaagaaaaataataatttgagTCCTTATTTTATTTCAGTACCATAGAAGATGATACTGCTGAGATTTTTGTTGTGTTTCTTCAACATATACTTACCCTTATCCTATGACTCCTGGACTTTTGACGAAATTTTGCATTCCTGGatacaactccccctgatttgTGAAGTTTAACAACATCCACGTTGGGCTTGTTCTTTAGCACATCTCTGAGCAAGCTACAAAGCTTCTCctgcattaaaaaaaatttatatatatatatatctggaTTGTCAGCAAAATGTAAACTTAGGAAACTCTAACACTTGTAAAAACTATAATGTTTAGAAAAGTATAACATTAAAAGATAACAGACTTGCTGACAAAGTCAGGCTCGGGAAGCACATAGAGCAGAAAAGGATGTTCCTGACAGAttttaaggtagccaaattcACAAAGACTCAAGCATGACATGAAAAGAACACGAAGTCTCAAACTAAAATGATGTACCTGACCCAAAACCAAGACAACATTGGCATTGAATGTCTCAATTGCATGAAGAAGCAACTGCAAAAAAGATAAAGAAATGTAATATATCTAAGCAGACTTCTAATATATAAGAAATCAGTCATTTTTGAATTAATCAACAGTCACCCCTTTTGGTTCAAGTACTCTTAAAATAGTACCTCATAGCCGGCACCTTCAACCCATCCCATGGTGTTGATTACCAGTCCAGCAGCTTGAGATTCAGTATTACCAGTAATTTGTCTCTCTACCATTTGAGATAGCTCCTTCACGAGCACTCTGTACAGATCCACATTGCTCCTGGGAAACAACAAACTCAGAAGGTTTAATTGACTAATAACTACGCAGCATGTCCCTGAAAACTGATGCCAGTACCATAAAATGCGACCATCTAAGAAACTATTCCGCTCCTACTACTGACAGAATATACTAAACCGAATACATACATGGGAGTAGTGTGCCCATAGAAATAAACAAGGGGCATGTCAAGTGGGATCCCCTCCACCGGATCAATAGGCATTTCAATAGGAGTTGCCGCAATTCCCCCCGGAATTGTTATAGCTCCTTGTCCAATATCCAAGTCAACAAATGTAGGTCTCCATCCTTGCTTAGCTGCCCAACTAAGCAGCATTTTCGACAACGTACTCTTCCCAGAGTCCGAAGGTCCCACAACAATCACCCTCGGTCCCTGACCAATGTAACCAACCTCCATTAGCCTCATATAAACTACTTAATCACATGGCAAACATCACACTAATTCATAATTTCCAGTATGTGCTGGCATTACCTGAGCCTGAGGAGAATCAGGGTCATCAGACGACAGCGTTTTCGCACGGTTGCGCCGGGCGTCCAGCACAGCGTGCACATTCACATAGCTGATATTCGGCGTCTGCAGCAATCAAAACACTCCATCAttcaatttctttcttcttgacATATATTTAGGCCGCTAAGCTAGTTATAAGTACCTCGTCGGCGGTGTACTCCGTTTCGGTGGCGCCGTCCATCTCAACTGTGGCTCCATACCAAGTGAACACCTTAATAAACCACCAAAGTCAAATTCAATTGGCAGACAAAGTAAAAACGAGAGAATGGTGAAAGTGaaaaagatgaggtttttttaCGGCGAATTTGAGGCGGGGAGGGAAGGTGAGCCAGATTTCAGGGGGGAGCTCGGTGCCGAAGATCTCGGCGGTGCCGTTGAGAAGACGCAGCTTGAGAGGTGCATCGTTGCCGACTTCGATTCTGAGTTCGCATTCTCGCTCCAATTTCACCTGCCGTATTTCGCTGCCGGACATCTGTTTGAGTTCCGCCGGagctctctgtctctctcagGGTTTCAAACTCTCTGTCTCAACTGAAACAGCAACCGAGCAGGGTTTAagttcggtttttttattctccgggtcgggtcaggggggggggggttcgGAGCTTGTGGTACTTGATTGAGTTGATTCTAGAGTTCCAAAATGAAAGGCTCATGTCTGTGAAAATTTGTTGAACCTAATGGGAGTTAAGTAAATGTGGTCAGTGGTAACATCAATTTTAGATAAATTCTTTGATTAACTAAGTCTCTTCATTTGTAACGACTCTAACAGTTCGATTTTTATAAAGTACACATTAGAAATATTTGTTTGTAATATAGATCAATTATTTCTGAAAAATTTACTATACCAATACAAGTCTTGATTTATCTGCTG contains:
- the LOC126800118 gene encoding serine/threonine-protein kinase PBL34, which translates into the protein MGLVKVETWDGSKSRRRKKKDEAVEETGCWVKFSFWTCMPSSRSKVDSTMTGTTMSFAETKSSNEKSRDRELIHGGSSTTTSNAGSTTSTPYNSEELKVASQLRKFTFNELKLATRNFRPESLLGEGGFGCVFKGWIEENGTAPVKPGTGLTVAVKTLNHDGLQGHKEWLAEIYFLGDLIHPNLVKLIGYSIEDDQRLLVYEFLQRGSLENHLFRRSLPLPWSIRMKIALGAAKGLAFLHEEVQKPVIYRDFKTSNILLDADYNAKLSDFGLAKDGPEGDKTHVSTRVMGTYGYAAPEYVMTGHLTSKSDVYSFGVVLLEMLNGRRSMDKNRPNGEHNLVEWARQLFGDKRRLFQLIDPRLEGHFSVKGVQKATQLAARCLSRDPKARPMMSEVVEALKPLPSLKDMASSSYHFQTMQAARTRSNLNAKNVIRTQAIFVTRNGQPVRSLSSPKGPPASPYYPQKSPKT
- the LOC126800119 gene encoding protein CLP1 homolog: MSGSEIRQVKLERECELRIEVGNDAPLKLRLLNGTAEIFGTELPPEIWLTFPPRLKFAVFTWYGATVEMDGATETEYTADETPNISYVNVHAVLDARRNRAKTLSSDDPDSPQAQGPRVIVVGPSDSGKSTLSKMLLSWAAKQGWRPTFVDLDIGQGAITIPGGIAATPIEMPIDPVEGIPLDMPLVYFYGHTTPMSNVDLYRVLVKELSQMVERQITGNTESQAAGLVINTMGWVEGAGYELLLHAIETFNANVVLVLGQEKLCSLLRDVLKNKPNVDVVKLHKSGGVVSRNAKFRQKSRSHRIREYFYGLANDLSPHSNIANFSDLSVFRIGGGPQAPRSALPIGAEPAADPTRVVPVNINRDLLHMVLAISYAKEPDEIISSNVAGFVYVTDINIERKTITYLAPAAGELPGKFLIVGTLTWLET